One stretch of Centroberyx gerrardi isolate f3 chromosome 13, fCenGer3.hap1.cur.20231027, whole genome shotgun sequence DNA includes these proteins:
- the ly96 gene encoding uncharacterized protein ly96 yields the protein MLTVTYTIIPSFQFRRISFKASFWHNKRQWFEKIMNNFYCPDIKLCNVLKGETLHDTITHNLTPYMIPKGIYDVFIEVINLDSIMEEKAQLNITAVIR from the exons ATGCTTACCGTCACCTACACCATCATTCCAT CGTTCCAGTTCAGACGCATTTCTTTCAAGGCCTCCTTCTGGCACAACAAGAGGCAGTGGTTTGAAAAGATCATGAATAACTTCTACTGTCCTGATATCAAACTGTGTAACGTCCTCAAAGGAG aAACTCTACATGACACCATCACACACAACCTCACCCCATACATGATTCCTAAA gGGATTTATGATGTCTTCATTGAAGTGATCAATTTGGACAGCATCATGGAGGAAAAGGCTCAGCTGAACATCACAGCTGTAATAAGATAG